Proteins encoded within one genomic window of Halodesulfurarchaeum formicicum:
- a CDS encoding uroporphyrinogen decarboxylase family protein, translated as MDVSLENWEQGVGIDFVDEEAREAYQKRAGRIATAIRGGTPDQIPTVLSATFYPVFHAGITPETAMNDAEALGDAFEQTITDLEPDGQQTTATLLPSAKMLDMLDYKLYAWPGDGASPTTGYQALEDDYMGPDQYEHFIQDPTDFWLREYIPEIVGELEGFRQLPKFTDLVEIPNIHLMALSFGLPEVQESLETLMEAGEEALRWHETVEGRAMGLVEQGYPRSFGGFAKAPYDVIADTLRGTHGASMDLKRNPDELLEATESLIPKMIDMGIRSAQASANPLVFMPLHKGADGFMSAEEFEEFYWGPLREVMEGLLDAGLVPWLFAEGGYNSRLDVIADQPEGNIVWQFDQTDMVDAKETLGDQVTIAGNVHSSLLNTQTPEEVTEYCEQLIDDVGPDGFILAPGVALDEAEPANVKAMIDAPKNR; from the coding sequence ATGGACGTATCCCTCGAGAACTGGGAACAGGGCGTTGGCATCGACTTCGTGGACGAGGAGGCACGCGAGGCCTATCAGAAGCGGGCCGGACGGATCGCAACCGCGATTCGTGGCGGCACCCCCGATCAGATCCCGACCGTGCTGAGCGCGACCTTTTACCCCGTCTTCCACGCCGGTATCACCCCCGAGACCGCGATGAACGACGCGGAAGCGCTGGGTGACGCCTTCGAGCAGACGATCACGGACCTCGAACCTGACGGCCAGCAGACCACCGCGACCCTGCTGCCCTCGGCGAAGATGCTGGACATGCTCGATTACAAGCTCTACGCCTGGCCGGGCGACGGCGCCTCACCCACGACGGGGTACCAGGCCCTGGAAGACGACTACATGGGGCCGGACCAGTACGAGCACTTCATTCAGGACCCGACTGACTTCTGGCTCCGGGAGTACATCCCGGAGATCGTCGGCGAGCTGGAGGGGTTCCGCCAGCTCCCGAAGTTCACCGACCTCGTCGAGATCCCGAACATCCACCTCATGGCGCTGTCCTTCGGGCTCCCGGAGGTCCAGGAGTCCCTGGAGACCCTGATGGAGGCCGGCGAGGAGGCGCTCCGCTGGCACGAGACCGTCGAGGGGCGGGCCATGGGTCTGGTCGAGCAGGGATATCCCCGATCCTTCGGCGGGTTCGCCAAGGCCCCATACGACGTGATCGCTGACACGCTCCGTGGGACCCACGGCGCGTCCATGGACCTCAAGCGAAATCCGGACGAACTGCTCGAAGCGACCGAATCGCTCATCCCGAAGATGATCGACATGGGCATTCGGTCGGCACAGGCTTCGGCCAACCCGCTGGTTTTCATGCCCCTGCACAAGGGCGCTGACGGGTTCATGTCCGCCGAGGAGTTCGAGGAGTTCTACTGGGGCCCGCTCCGGGAAGTCATGGAGGGACTCCTCGACGCCGGACTCGTCCCGTGGCTGTTCGCCGAGGGTGGCTACAACTCCCGGCTCGACGTGATCGCCGACCAGCCCGAGGGCAATATCGTCTGGCAGTTCGACCAGACCGACATGGTCGACGCCAAAGAGACACTCGGCGATCAGGTCACCATCGCCGGCAACGTTCACAGCTCCCTTTTGAACACCCAGACCCCGGAAGAGGTCACGGAGTACTGTGAGCAGCTCATCGATGACGTGGGCCCGGACGGATTCATCCTCGCCCCGGGGGTCGCCCTCGACGAGGCCGAACCGGCGAACGTCAAGGCGATGATCGACGCGCCGAAGAACCGGTAA
- a CDS encoding cobalamin B12-binding domain-containing protein translates to MSDEFVQALADLEEERAIEMAKERLDAGEDPMAVLDDLKKGMAIVGDRYDAEEYFIPDLMYAGDIIDQISDLLQEEMEMEEGEKLGTIVLGTVKDDIHDIGKDLVFFMFDLNGFDVVDLGVDVPPEKFVEAVEENDPDIIALSGFLTAAFDSMKETVEALEEAGLVEPFNEDGLRDGTKIMIGGGQITADVRNYVRADGFETDAPSGVRLAKEWLKTVEAAQ, encoded by the coding sequence ATGTCAGACGAATTCGTACAAGCACTGGCGGACCTCGAAGAGGAACGAGCAATCGAGATGGCCAAAGAGCGGTTGGATGCTGGCGAGGATCCGATGGCCGTTCTGGACGACCTGAAGAAGGGGATGGCCATCGTCGGCGATCGATACGACGCCGAGGAGTATTTCATCCCCGACCTGATGTATGCCGGGGACATTATCGATCAGATCTCCGATCTGCTCCAGGAAGAGATGGAGATGGAGGAAGGTGAAAAGCTCGGGACCATCGTTCTGGGTACCGTCAAGGACGACATCCACGACATCGGCAAGGATCTGGTCTTCTTCATGTTCGACCTCAACGGCTTCGACGTGGTCGATCTCGGCGTGGACGTGCCGCCCGAGAAATTCGTCGAGGCCGTCGAGGAGAACGATCCCGATATCATCGCACTCAGTGGCTTTCTCACGGCCGCCTTCGACTCCATGAAGGAGACCGTCGAGGCGCTGGAGGAAGCCGGGCTGGTCGAGCCGTTCAACGAGGACGGACTTCGTGACGGCACCAAGATCATGATCGGTGGCGGGCAGATCACGGCCGACGTGCGAAACTACGTTCGTGCAGATGGCTTCGAAACTGACGCTCCCAGCGGAGTTCGCCTGGCCAAGGAGTGGCTCAAGACGGTGGAGGCCGCACAATGA